The following is a genomic window from Panthera uncia isolate 11264 chromosome B4, Puncia_PCG_1.0, whole genome shotgun sequence.
CCTGATCTATATCCTTCCAAGAAAATCTGATGTCAAATGTGGCCCCCGTAGTCTTAATGAGTCTCAGTGTTTAGTTGTATCTAAGAATACCCCTCGAGGACATTGCACATGAGAATACAGATAGCTTATACCTGAGCTATGTAGAACAGGACCAACGGAATAGAATCGGATTCCGTGATCAGTTTGATCATGGTTATCTGCACCTGTTTCTATCATGAGGTCATAACATATGTTTCTCTGTGTCCCCTTATGGCAGCTGATGCAGACTGCAGGTATGGGGACAGACAGGTATGTAATACCTCTGTGCCACCAGCCTAGGAAAATAGAATCTATAATGTGATATCAAACATTTCGGAAGAAGAGCTGATCTAAGTCTTCATCTCACGTGTTTCAAGCAGGTGGCAAGAGCCCGCCTGAATTTTAGGGGTGGAAGTCTACCTTGGCCTTAGAGATACCTTTGAATCTGCTGAGCCTGATCTTCAGTGAATCTCCATTTCCCCTTTTACAGGCAGATCCGGTACAGGCAGATCCGAGTAGGACAACCAAACATAGTTTCAACTGTCCTTGGAGGTTTAGTGTTTAGTCCCTTGATCTAGACATGACTATAACATACCTAGACTTGATCTAGATGGGAGACATCTTTAAAGTTGGAGAGAACATTTGTCTGGTCAAAACTGACCAGAgagactgcccctcccctgttcatgctctgtctctctctgtcccaaaaaaaaaaaaaaaaaaaaaaaaaaaaaaaaaacgttgaaaaaaaaaaactgaccagaGAGATAGGGAGTCAGAACCTCCTCTTTTGACCTCTTATGTAACAAGAACgcagcccctccccacttcacATTGTGAAACAAAACAACGTTTTTCTCACTGAAGAAGCTACCTATTTCAAATGCACTTGCACCTTCAAAAACCCTAAGGAAGACTAAGCATTCTTCATGACCACATCCATACCTCATAACAGTATTCGGACCCTATTAAGGATGAGTAGACAACCAGGATTTGACTTTTTCTGATGACAtttcagtaagaaaagaaaaaaaaaagtcttgtagGTATTTATTCCTCAGAGACAGAATTTATAAGGAGCCAGAAAACCTGGCCCAAGACCTTTACATTATAATGATAAATACAAAAGTAATATGTGCTTTTGGTAACGAATTAAACAGTAGAAAGATCCATAAAGAAAAATGCATAACACCCCTTCTCCCCAAAGCCACCTTTCTTTGGCAACGAATGACAGAAATTTACTGTGAATCCTTCCACTTCTCTGTGTgcacataaacacatataaagacatatatatcATGTAGAacagtttgttttaaattcacaCCGCATATATTATCcttaatttggttttttttcacttaacacatTATGTATAGCTCTGCAAGTTCTTATATATAGCTCtagctcattatttttaataatagcatAATATTCTTAAAGTATTAgccctctatttttttttgtttttaaattttttaaatgtttacttatttttgacagagagagacacacacacacacacacataaagtgtgagtgggggaggggcagagagagggggagacacagaacctgaagcaggctccaggctctgaactgtcagcacagagcccaatgcagggctcgaatgtgtgaaccatgagatcatgaccttttgctgaagtcggaggcttaaccgactgagccacccaggtgccttgtcctcccactatttttaaaaaatgtttatttattttgagagacaggtcggggaggggggtgcagagagagaggagagaatcccaagcaggctccacaatattagtgcagagcctggcatggggcttgatctgtgagatctgagccaaaatcaagagtcagacgctcaaccaactgagccacccaggcacacccagcCCTCTCTCTATTGGCAGACATTCaggctattcctttttttttttttttttccttttaagaatcactacaaacaatgctgcaatagaTATTATTGCGCAGGTAAATTCACACcagtgtgtttatttctgtagtATCTTTTGGTCAAAGGACATGTGATGTATgctattaattttaatagttattttccCAAAAGCTTGTAGCAATTAcgcttctgccccttcctcaaaTTCTTGCCTGCCCTGGATGTTAACAATCTTTTTACGTTTTCCAATCTGAGGATGAAAAATGGTATTGCTTACCTGTTTTCTCTTGTCCTCATTTCTAGTCTATTCTCCAGTCTGCAAATagagtaattaaaacatttttttaaatgtttatttatttttgagagagagagagagagcagggtaggggcagagagagggagacacagaatctgaagcaggctccaggctctgagctgtcagcacagagcccaatgcggagatTGAACTCACAAGtgatgagatcaccacctgagttgaagttggacgctcaacttaccgggccacccagacacccctagagtaatgttttttaaaatcaaaatcttaCCAAGTCACCTTTCTGCTTAAAATACATCATTTATGtcccttcactttttttaaaaaaatttttttaacgtttatttatttttgagacagagagagacagagcatgaacgggggagggtcagagagagggagacacagaatctgaaacaggctccaggctctgagctgtcagcacaaagcccgacgcagggcttgaactcacgaactgcgagatcatgacctgaaccgaagttggaagcttaaccaactgagccacccaggcgcccctatgtccCTTCACTCTTAGAACACAGGGCAATATCCTTAACATGGCCCAAAACATCTTGTGGTCTAAtagtctttctgtctctatggtgGGCTTGTCTCCCAACAGGAAGGACTTTTCTATGGATTGTTCTCAACTCTACTGAGAAATCAAGGTGACACATTAGGTTGTTTCCTGGTACAAGCCTCCCagggagtttttaaaatgtgactaacTAATGCCTAAAAGgaatcattatttctattttatttgccttGATGGAGGTGTTTTTGCAGTTGCTTGGGGCAGATCATTTAGGGTAAACAGGTAAGCGCAGCACTTGTCAAAAAAACATGTTAGGGCGACACCCCAGCTCCTGAAGAACAGGCAGAAAGTCTGATCGTAAACGTAGGGGGTTTTTGCTTCTCTTGTTTTTAAGTTGGACTTTTAAAAGTAGAGGCTGCCTTTAATGTGCTGGTTTGCGGAACAAGAGATCTGATTTTCAGCGTGATAACGCATTTTTTGACATTAACCACTGTTGGATTTTTAATGACACTTTTATCTTCAAAGCTCTTCACCAACACGGATGGAttaattattctctctctctctctctctctctttttttttttttggttgtgtgTTAAAAAGACAAGTCTTCAAAGCCATCATCCTTGATCCTTGGAGTTGGGGATCTCCACCTTTCAAATGTTGCTTTCCTGCCCccaagggagaaaataaattgcatctttgtttcttaagacaaaaagaagaaCACAATAGAAATACATTCTTTGCACTATGGAAAAATGTTCTTCTATCCTGGGTGGGATTAGAAGAGGTCGGGAAGCAGTGTTTAACCTGTGTTTACAGTAAGCACTGTGAGAAATAACTGGCTGAAAGTGTTTGTTACTGTTCAACCTTTTGATGTGCTCTTAAAAAGTAGCACAAATCCATAAAACGCCTTGCGATCAACATAAGCGGGAACACAACATTCGAATCCATCTACTCGTTGCTAAGGTATagtcctttcctcttctcttcaaaACATGTCTAACTGGGCTTTTAAAAGATTTGGTTTTGGAGAAGAAAACCCTCAAGCCTGCCCGGAGGTCCTCCTTTGCTGGACACATCTTACAACCACAAGGGAGCAGTCTTTCCTTTGATGAGgtcttccctccacctccacaGAAATGGCAGAACAAGCGTAAGTTTGCACACCGTCTGAAAGAGATTTCCATTAGCCCTGGACGCCGGAAACCGCAAAGGACAGTCAAGTTTTGATTTTCAAGGGGAAAGCCTTCGCTAAACTTTCGCTCAGCCGCCAGACCTGTTGGTTCCTGGGAGGGGCTCTTTTGAAACCTCGAAGATTCCTACACTCTCGAAGACCCAGAGCGGTGGATTACGGTAATTGAAAAGCTTGGGTGGTTTTGAAAGATTACTCTGTGTGGTGTGCGCTCACATTTCCAGGCTAAGGGGACCGAGCAGAGGAACCCCTTTTGTCACCTTTTGAAATAAGATCAGAGGggaagacaggatctgaagtatGGATTAGGAGGTCCTAAATCTTTGCTTATCACCTCCGCCTGGATCATTATAAATGATCGAGTAGTGCAATGAATTTAGGAAATCATGCAAAGTTTCCTTGCAGTCTGTCCTGGAACCAGAAATTAAAAGCCCGGCTGTGCCAGGCTGTCTGAATGCACCAGCACCTACGCTTTGAAGATCTGAAGTCTCGTCTTGCAAGAGATCGGTCTCTTGGGTGATTTGTTTGCTTCCCGGCGAGGGATGGAGAAACGTAAGCCGGCCGGACTGCTGCCCCCGCGGTCGTGCTACCTCCGCGGCGAGCCCCCGGACCTGCCGGGGTCcctgccccgcctccccctcGGGGACCCCTTCAGGGTCTCGTGGCGTCTCGACGCCGCGTGCTGGGAGCGGGCGCCCCGGGACTGCGCCGCGAGGCGGTCGTGCCCGCCGCTGCCGCTGGACCGCGCCTTCGAGCCCGCCTTCCTCCGCCGGCGCAACGAGCGCGAGCGGCAGCGGGTACGCTGCGTGAACGAGGGGTACGCGCGCCTGCGAGACCACCTGCCCCGCGAGCTGGCCGACCGGCGGCTCAGCAAGGTGGAGACGCTCCGCGCCGCCATCGGCTACATCAAGCACCTCCAGGAGCTGCTGGAGCGCCACGCCCGGGGGCAGGAGGGCCCCGCCGGCACCCGTCCCCCGCGCGCCGCCGAGTGCAACAGCGACGGCGAGTCCAAGGCCTCGTCGGCGCCCTCGCCCTGCAGCGAGCCCGAGGAGGCGGGCAGCTAGCGcgcgcccggcccggccccggccctCCGCGCCCGCTGCAGCCTTGGAGCCCCTCCAAGGGTGGTTTGCATTTTTGAGCTGGTTTTTTAATCCAGGGctaaattttaggaaaaagaaatgcgTGTCTTCCGGCGGGGAACGTGTCTTCTGACCTTCTGgctgccacccccgccccccgacccAGGCCCCAATTGGGTATGTGCCTGCAGACTTAAAGGTGCTTATTAAGGAAACTCTCCAACGGTACTTCTCAAATGCACACTGTACCGGATCCTGAGCACCTCACTCTAAAAACCCAGAGGGCGATTGGAATTTCCCAGTCAGCGCTGTGGGTACGTTATGCACATAAATATTGACTTCAAGCCAACCTTCACCGAAGAacgtcccaaaaatgaataaataaaagacagcCCTTAAGACGAAAGGAACGTTTTTCCTGCATTCTTTCCTTGGAGAGTTGTATTTGAGATTTAATTGACACGGTCACTTTGGGTGAAGGGGACTCCAAGCCGGCACTTGAGCACCCACACAGAGCCCGCTGCTAGCCCAGCGCAGGCTGCGGACCGAGCTCGTGCCTGGTGGTGGTGCGGGACACGTGCTGAATTTGATACTTCCGGTTTTATCAGAAAGTGGCcatctggggggcgcctggggtgttcagtcggttgagcgtccgacttccgctcgggtcatgatctcgcggttcgtgggttcgagcccagcgtccggctctgtgctgacagctcagagcctggagcctgtttctgattctgattctgtgtctccctctctctctgtccctcccctgcttgtgctctgtctctctctgtctcaaaagtaaataaacattaaaaaaaaagtttctttttaaagtggcCATTTGGAAACTTCGTAGCATTTAGGCAATAGTAACATATGTTAGTGTGCTAGAACTCAGATTTGtataaaaacttattt
Proteins encoded in this region:
- the ASCL4 gene encoding achaete-scute homolog 4; the protein is MEKRKPAGLLPPRSCYLRGEPPDLPGSLPRLPLGDPFRVSWRLDAACWERAPRDCAARRSCPPLPLDRAFEPAFLRRRNERERQRVRCVNEGYARLRDHLPRELADRRLSKVETLRAAIGYIKHLQELLERHARGQEGPAGTRPPRAAECNSDGESKASSAPSPCSEPEEAGS